In one window of Leifsonia sp. NPDC080035 DNA:
- a CDS encoding WhiB family transcriptional regulator translates to MTVPEYRSGVPDDWFIDPVRLGVPGVRTNAEDVEDDNPLSWQTDALCAQTDPEAFFPEKGGSTRDAKRICGSCEVRSQCLEYALANDERFGIWGGLSERERRKLRKRAG, encoded by the coding sequence ATGACAGTTCCTGAATATCGCTCTGGGGTACCCGACGACTGGTTCATCGATCCGGTGCGACTCGGGGTTCCGGGTGTCAGGACCAACGCGGAGGATGTCGAGGACGACAACCCGCTGTCCTGGCAGACCGACGCCCTGTGCGCGCAGACGGATCCGGAGGCGTTCTTCCCCGAGAAGGGCGGCTCCACGCGCGACGCCAAGCGGATCTGCGGTTCCTGCGAGGTGAGGTCCCAGTGCCTCGAATACGCGCTCGCCAACGACGAGCGGTTCGGGATCTGGGGCGGCCTCTCCGAGCGCGAGCGCCGCAAGCTCCGCAAGCGCGCCGGCTGA
- a CDS encoding glycosyltransferase, with amino-acid sequence MYPRVTAIIVAHSGGPRLERTLDAIAAQTRTPDAVIAVDCASSDDAARLLSEAQPTQLLSIPEKLPFGAAIGAAVRVLPPASSADELLWLLAHDTAPEPGALEALLAALEVSPSVAVVGPKLVDAEDPAFIREFGEAMTPFGASVPLVENELDQAQHDGLSDVLAVSSAGMLVRQSLWEKLDGFDPALPTVDDGLDFCTRARLAGFRVTLVAQARVAVHGDGLAGPNLSRRWSVRRRLAGERRRAQLHRRMAYAPGWAVPLHWLTLVPLAILRSLLRLLRKEPGSIGGELAAAFRVAFSGLAVSNARRRLAAARSVGWAAIAPLRIPFAEVRRSRALKREAALVGQQGERQELDFFGTGGGWTVLAALVVGVAIFYPLVGSGTVAGGGLLPLNASVGELWSNLGYGWRDLSLGFVGAADPFSAVLAVLGTLTFWQPSLALLGLYLLALPLAALGAWLAAARLTAKGTLRAFGALAYAFAPTLLIAMQGGRPSAVLAHILLPWLFFAGLAARRSWAASATTALLAAATAACAPVLIPALVVAWIAAIVFAGKRAARIVFIPLPALVLFAPLVIEQARRGAWLSVFADPGVALDARHAPAWQLALGLPDGTLGGWHVLASDLFLPQAAPNIIVPILLAPLGVLAILALFLRGTVRAIVALVVALAGFLTAVAALQLEIAVSGSVVVPIWPGSAVSLYWLGLTGAAVLALSALGRGAIAPAWVAIVTLAIVALPSAIVAYTPHAVVTASDGRTMPAVVTAKASTQPRTGTLRITPQPDGGIRADIVRGNGQTLDEQTTLSSTERALTQDQKQLALLAGNLSSRSGYDAKDQLSELGVDFVLLTPSATAIGSTDTTAADATGTRAAVALDANPLLTSVGDTATGRLWAFDRGTTSVPAAAQIPAGAGGFWRVLVLLVQGVVIGVTLLLAIPTSRSADRVSELTGRRPKRGRDERAVEPDDQPDPPSAESETTIAEESLDEWEAEPDIEAAVESAEEEDASEVEREPEPEPEPSPEPEPESEPQPESEPQPSPEPEREADVTVERVPVQDPEPDVEPEPDADRERQPASVSAGAPTTLEEGLEETIIRPRRTEGGDRG; translated from the coding sequence ATGTATCCGAGAGTCACCGCCATCATCGTCGCCCACAGCGGCGGCCCCCGCCTGGAGCGCACTCTCGACGCGATCGCGGCGCAGACCCGCACCCCGGATGCCGTGATCGCCGTCGACTGTGCGAGCTCCGACGACGCTGCGCGCCTGCTCTCCGAGGCTCAGCCGACCCAGCTGCTCAGCATCCCCGAGAAACTGCCGTTCGGAGCGGCGATCGGCGCCGCCGTCCGCGTGCTCCCGCCCGCCTCGTCCGCCGATGAGCTGCTCTGGCTGCTCGCCCACGACACCGCTCCGGAGCCGGGGGCGCTCGAGGCACTGCTGGCGGCCCTCGAGGTCTCGCCGTCCGTCGCCGTCGTGGGCCCGAAGCTGGTGGACGCGGAGGACCCGGCGTTCATCCGCGAGTTCGGCGAGGCGATGACCCCGTTCGGCGCGTCTGTGCCGCTGGTCGAGAACGAGCTCGACCAGGCGCAGCACGACGGCCTGAGCGACGTCCTCGCCGTGTCCTCCGCGGGGATGCTCGTGCGCCAGTCGCTCTGGGAGAAGCTGGACGGCTTCGATCCCGCTCTCCCCACCGTGGACGACGGACTCGACTTCTGCACCAGGGCGCGCCTGGCGGGCTTCCGCGTCACCCTCGTCGCTCAGGCGCGCGTCGCCGTGCACGGCGACGGTCTCGCAGGCCCGAACCTGTCCCGCCGCTGGTCGGTGCGCCGACGCCTCGCAGGCGAGCGCCGTCGCGCCCAGCTGCACAGGAGGATGGCGTACGCGCCGGGCTGGGCCGTGCCGCTGCACTGGCTCACGCTGGTGCCGCTCGCGATCCTCCGGTCGCTGCTGCGGCTGCTGCGCAAGGAGCCGGGGTCGATCGGAGGCGAGCTGGCGGCGGCGTTCCGCGTCGCGTTCTCCGGACTCGCCGTCTCCAACGCCCGGCGCAGACTCGCCGCGGCCAGGTCGGTGGGCTGGGCGGCGATCGCGCCGTTGCGCATCCCCTTCGCCGAGGTGCGGCGCTCGCGGGCGCTCAAGCGCGAGGCCGCGCTGGTCGGCCAGCAGGGCGAGCGGCAGGAGCTGGACTTCTTCGGCACCGGCGGCGGCTGGACCGTGCTCGCCGCACTCGTCGTCGGCGTCGCGATCTTCTACCCGTTGGTCGGCTCCGGCACCGTCGCCGGCGGCGGTCTGCTGCCGCTGAACGCGTCCGTCGGCGAGCTCTGGTCGAACCTCGGCTACGGGTGGCGCGACCTCAGCCTCGGTTTCGTCGGCGCGGCGGACCCATTCTCCGCGGTGCTCGCCGTTCTCGGCACGTTGACCTTCTGGCAGCCGTCGCTCGCGCTGCTCGGCCTCTACCTGCTCGCACTGCCGCTGGCCGCGCTCGGCGCGTGGCTCGCCGCGGCGCGGTTGACGGCGAAGGGGACGCTGCGGGCCTTCGGCGCCCTCGCCTACGCGTTCGCGCCGACGCTGCTGATCGCGATGCAGGGAGGACGGCCGTCGGCCGTCCTCGCGCACATCCTGCTGCCGTGGCTGTTCTTCGCGGGACTGGCCGCCCGGCGTTCCTGGGCCGCCAGTGCGACGACCGCTCTGCTCGCCGCGGCGACGGCCGCGTGCGCGCCCGTGCTGATCCCCGCCCTCGTTGTCGCGTGGATCGCCGCGATCGTGTTCGCAGGCAAGCGCGCTGCCCGGATCGTCTTCATCCCGCTGCCCGCGCTCGTGCTGTTCGCGCCGCTGGTCATCGAGCAGGCGCGCCGCGGAGCGTGGCTGTCCGTCTTCGCCGACCCCGGCGTCGCCCTGGACGCCAGGCACGCCCCCGCATGGCAGCTCGCCCTCGGCCTGCCCGACGGGACGCTGGGCGGCTGGCACGTCCTCGCCTCCGACCTGTTCCTGCCGCAGGCCGCGCCGAACATCATCGTCCCGATCCTGCTCGCGCCGCTCGGGGTGCTGGCGATCCTGGCCCTCTTCCTGCGCGGCACCGTGCGGGCGATCGTCGCCCTCGTGGTCGCGCTCGCCGGGTTCCTCACCGCCGTCGCCGCGCTCCAGCTCGAGATCGCCGTCTCCGGCTCGGTCGTGGTGCCGATCTGGCCGGGAAGCGCCGTCAGCCTGTACTGGCTCGGCCTAACCGGTGCCGCCGTGCTGGCCCTCTCCGCGCTCGGCCGCGGCGCCATCGCGCCGGCGTGGGTGGCCATCGTCACGCTCGCGATCGTCGCTCTGCCGTCGGCGATCGTGGCATACACGCCGCACGCCGTCGTGACCGCGAGCGACGGCCGGACGATGCCCGCCGTCGTCACGGCGAAGGCGTCGACGCAGCCACGCACGGGGACGCTCCGGATCACGCCCCAGCCGGACGGCGGCATCCGCGCGGACATCGTCCGCGGCAACGGCCAGACGCTGGACGAGCAGACGACGCTGAGCTCGACCGAGCGCGCGCTGACACAGGACCAGAAGCAGCTCGCCCTGCTCGCAGGAAATCTCTCCTCGCGCAGCGGCTACGACGCCAAGGATCAGCTGAGCGAGCTCGGCGTCGACTTCGTCCTGCTCACCCCCTCCGCGACCGCGATCGGCAGCACGGACACCACGGCCGCGGATGCGACCGGCACCCGCGCGGCGGTGGCGCTGGATGCGAACCCGCTGCTCACCTCGGTCGGCGACACCGCGACCGGCCGGCTGTGGGCGTTCGACCGCGGGACGACGAGCGTTCCGGCCGCCGCGCAGATCCCCGCGGGAGCCGGCGGGTTCTGGCGCGTGCTCGTGCTGCTCGTGCAGGGCGTCGTGATCGGCGTCACGCTGCTCCTCGCGATCCCCACCAGCAGGTCGGCGGACCGCGTCTCCGAGCTGACCGGGCGTCGTCCGAAGCGCGGCCGCGACGAGCGCGCGGTGGAGCCGGACGACCAGCCGGACCCGCCGTCGGCCGAGTCCGAGACGACGATCGCGGAGGAGAGCCTCGACGAGTGGGAGGCGGAGCCCGACATCGAGGCGGCCGTCGAATCCGCCGAGGAGGAGGACGCGTCGGAGGTGGAGCGGGAGCCGGAGCCGGAGCCCGAGCCGTCGCCCGAGCCGGAGCCGGAGTCCGAACCGCAGCCGGAGTCCGAACCGCAGCCGTCGCCGGAGCCGGAACGGGAGGCCGACGTCACGGTCGAACGCGTTCCCGTCCAGGACCCGGAGCCCGACGTCGAGCCGGAGCCGGACGCCGACCGGGAACGGCAGCCCGCGAGCGTCTCCGCCGGCGCTCCCACCACGCTCGAGGAGGGCCTCGAGGAGACCATCATCCGACCCCGACGGACCGAAGGAGGCGACCGTGGCTGA
- a CDS encoding DUF5719 family protein, giving the protein MADKRALAKIGVRALGGVIGIGVAVVAVAGASLLPLPSVAVDVPASTVHPVPADQQRVCPGPVLALAADAGQASRPAALGSPTVAYGTDGPEVRTRGLQPDADTGSSDQAPTALTVSTPQGAEEPPLFAGAQVQDAVSEDLAGLAAAACSEPSADSWLSAGSTSLGQTSLVLLSNPTSVDATVSLTVYTESGLADAPGGTGITVPAGAQKVVPLAGLAPAAVAPVVHVQTTGGQVVATIQQSFEQGIQPRGVEQAGATGSPSRVQRIAGVTIATLAAVTAGQSAESVGVDFPAVRILVPGAEDAQVTIGAVGENGTAAGNSYAQTVKAGNVAEIPLGNLKDGSYTVTVNSSVPVVASVRTSVIGSKARDFAWFASSPTVSDKQLVAVPTGPSPVLHFANAGEKDVPVTVTPESGAPFTVTVPAEGGAKHAVKPGTYTVEGAKGLIASVSFAGDGLSSSFALEPPGPLAAPIDVYPR; this is encoded by the coding sequence GTGGCTGACAAGCGTGCGCTCGCGAAGATCGGTGTCCGCGCCCTCGGCGGCGTGATCGGGATCGGCGTGGCCGTGGTCGCCGTCGCCGGCGCCAGCCTGCTGCCGCTGCCGTCGGTCGCCGTGGATGTGCCGGCGTCGACCGTGCATCCCGTGCCCGCCGACCAGCAGCGGGTCTGTCCCGGCCCCGTCCTGGCGCTCGCCGCCGACGCGGGCCAGGCGTCGCGCCCCGCCGCGCTCGGATCTCCGACGGTCGCGTACGGCACCGACGGGCCGGAGGTGCGCACACGCGGCCTGCAGCCGGACGCCGACACCGGCTCCTCCGACCAGGCGCCGACCGCGCTGACCGTCTCCACGCCGCAGGGCGCGGAGGAGCCGCCGCTGTTCGCCGGCGCCCAGGTGCAGGATGCGGTCTCGGAGGACCTCGCCGGCCTCGCGGCCGCGGCGTGCTCCGAGCCTTCGGCCGACAGCTGGCTCTCCGCCGGATCCACCTCGCTCGGCCAGACGAGCCTCGTGCTGCTCTCCAACCCGACCTCCGTCGACGCGACGGTCTCGCTCACCGTCTACACGGAGTCGGGGCTGGCCGACGCGCCGGGAGGCACCGGCATCACCGTGCCCGCAGGCGCGCAGAAGGTCGTCCCACTCGCGGGCCTCGCCCCCGCGGCCGTCGCCCCCGTCGTGCACGTGCAGACCACCGGCGGCCAGGTCGTCGCGACCATCCAGCAGAGCTTCGAGCAGGGCATCCAGCCGCGCGGGGTGGAGCAGGCGGGTGCGACCGGGTCGCCGTCCCGCGTCCAGCGGATCGCCGGCGTGACGATCGCGACCCTCGCGGCCGTCACCGCCGGCCAGTCGGCGGAGAGCGTCGGAGTCGACTTCCCCGCCGTCCGCATCCTCGTCCCCGGCGCCGAGGACGCGCAGGTGACCATCGGCGCGGTCGGCGAGAACGGCACCGCGGCGGGCAACTCGTACGCGCAGACCGTGAAAGCGGGCAACGTCGCCGAGATCCCGCTCGGCAACCTGAAGGACGGCAGCTACACCGTCACCGTCAACTCGTCGGTGCCCGTCGTCGCGTCGGTGCGCACCTCCGTGATCGGCAGCAAGGCGCGGGACTTCGCCTGGTTCGCCTCCTCGCCCACGGTGAGCGACAAGCAGCTGGTGGCCGTCCCGACCGGCCCGTCGCCGGTGCTGCACTTCGCGAACGCGGGGGAGAAGGATGTGCCCGTCACGGTCACGCCGGAGTCGGGCGCGCCGTTCACCGTGACAGTTCCCGCCGAGGGCGGGGCCAAGCACGCCGTCAAGCCCGGCACCTACACGGTCGAGGGCGCGAAGGGGCTCATCGCGAGCGTCAGCTTCGCGGGCGACGGGCTCTCCAGCAGCTTCGCCCTCGAACCGCCGGGACCGCTGGCCGCTCCGATCGACGTCTACCCGCGCTGA
- a CDS encoding metallopeptidase family protein: MPRNRRTGSTPPATSRWRSRHGRGARGPVTGPHLPMLQNRIDFFDMTVASTADYLKGVWPEELAGVHFEVAATPVGNSGTDGVDRWYVDHARRRIVLYRVPIQRLTKLHRDDELHRRMYIEGCVFRAVAELLGKDPWDLAPDRFRHF, encoded by the coding sequence ATGCCAAGGAACCGCCGCACCGGCAGCACTCCCCCGGCCACCAGCCGCTGGCGGAGCCGCCACGGCCGCGGCGCACGCGGGCCGGTGACGGGACCGCACCTGCCGATGCTGCAGAACCGGATCGATTTCTTCGACATGACCGTCGCATCCACCGCCGACTACCTGAAGGGCGTCTGGCCGGAGGAGCTGGCCGGCGTCCACTTCGAGGTCGCGGCGACCCCCGTCGGCAACTCGGGCACCGACGGCGTCGACCGCTGGTACGTCGACCACGCGCGGCGGCGGATCGTCCTCTACCGGGTGCCGATCCAGCGCCTCACCAAGCTGCACCGCGACGACGAGCTGCACCGCAGGATGTACATCGAGGGATGCGTCTTCCGCGCCGTCGCCGAGCTGCTCGGCAAGGACCCGTGGGACCTCGCCCCCGACCGCTTCCGGCACTTCTGA
- a CDS encoding DUF3499 family protein, whose protein sequence is MLSRPCSRVACPRDAVATLTYVYADSMAVLGPLSLSHEPHAYDLCAIHAERLSAPQGWQIVRHEVFGELR, encoded by the coding sequence ATGTTGAGCCGTCCGTGTTCCCGTGTCGCGTGTCCGCGCGACGCCGTGGCGACGCTCACCTACGTCTACGCGGACTCGATGGCCGTCCTCGGCCCGCTGAGCCTGTCCCACGAACCGCACGCCTACGACCTGTGCGCGATCCACGCCGAGCGGCTCTCCGCGCCGCAGGGCTGGCAGATCGTCCGGCACGAGGTCTTCGGCGAACTCAGGTAA
- a CDS encoding phosphomannomutase/phosphoglucomutase: MSSSDSIDDIRAALDRVVKTYDVRGLVGSGLTEEVVAAVGAAFVDEIGAAGQDVVVGHDMRDSSPGFAAAFARGVQARGGDVVSIGLCSTDESYYASGALNAAGAMFTASHNPATYNGIKLSRAGAQGLSLDTGLAAIRDRAAVYIADGIPSVENPGGYREQDVLPDYAAYLRGLVDLSGIRPITVVVDAGNGMGGLTVPAVLGQAAGLPALPIEIVPMYFELDGTFPNHEANPLEPANLVDLQAAVVEHGADLGLAFDGDADRCFVVDETGAAVSPSAVAAIVALREIDRARAEDPDSEIVVIHNLITSNIVPETIEAAGATPYRTRVGHSLIKAAMRETGAVFGGEHSAHYYFRDFWSADNGMLAAMHLLAEFGAQDGPLSALAAAYSPYVQSGEINSTIEDVPAAYARVVEAFTGRAEFDELDGLTVTGLTAESEPFWWFSVRPSNTEPLLRLNVEAADAATMRAIRDEVLALIRA; this comes from the coding sequence ATGAGCAGTTCCGATTCGATCGACGACATCCGAGCCGCCCTCGACCGCGTCGTGAAGACCTACGACGTGCGCGGGCTCGTCGGCAGCGGGCTGACCGAGGAGGTCGTCGCGGCCGTCGGAGCCGCGTTCGTCGACGAGATCGGCGCAGCGGGGCAGGACGTCGTCGTCGGCCACGACATGCGCGACTCCTCTCCCGGGTTCGCGGCCGCATTCGCGCGCGGCGTGCAGGCGCGCGGTGGCGACGTCGTGTCGATCGGGCTCTGCTCCACCGACGAGTCGTACTACGCGTCCGGCGCCCTGAACGCCGCGGGAGCGATGTTCACGGCGAGCCACAACCCGGCGACATACAACGGCATCAAGCTGTCCAGGGCGGGCGCCCAGGGGCTGAGCCTCGACACGGGCCTGGCGGCCATCCGCGACCGGGCTGCGGTGTACATCGCCGACGGCATCCCCTCGGTGGAGAACCCTGGCGGCTACCGCGAACAGGATGTGCTGCCGGACTACGCGGCCTACCTGCGCGGCCTGGTCGACCTCAGCGGCATCCGTCCGATCACGGTCGTCGTCGACGCGGGCAACGGGATGGGCGGGCTGACCGTTCCCGCCGTGCTCGGGCAGGCGGCGGGTCTGCCGGCGCTGCCGATCGAGATCGTGCCCATGTACTTCGAGCTGGACGGGACGTTCCCGAACCACGAGGCCAACCCGCTGGAGCCCGCGAACCTCGTCGACCTGCAGGCCGCCGTCGTCGAGCACGGCGCCGACCTCGGGCTCGCCTTCGACGGCGACGCCGACCGCTGCTTCGTCGTCGACGAGACCGGAGCCGCCGTCTCGCCCTCGGCCGTCGCCGCCATCGTCGCGCTGCGCGAGATCGACCGGGCGCGCGCGGAGGACCCCGACTCCGAGATCGTCGTCATCCACAACCTCATCACCTCGAACATCGTCCCCGAGACGATCGAGGCAGCGGGCGCCACGCCGTACCGCACGCGCGTCGGCCACTCGCTGATCAAGGCGGCGATGCGGGAGACCGGCGCCGTCTTCGGCGGCGAGCACTCCGCGCACTACTACTTCCGCGACTTCTGGAGCGCCGACAACGGGATGCTGGCCGCGATGCACCTGCTCGCCGAGTTCGGCGCACAGGACGGCCCGCTCTCCGCGCTCGCCGCCGCGTACAGCCCGTATGTGCAGTCCGGCGAGATCAACTCGACGATCGAGGACGTTCCCGCCGCGTACGCGCGCGTCGTCGAGGCCTTCACCGGTCGCGCCGAGTTCGACGAGCTGGACGGCCTGACGGTGACCGGCCTGACCGCCGAGAGCGAGCCGTTCTGGTGGTTCTCGGTGCGTCCCTCGAACACCGAGCCGCTGCTGCGCCTCAACGTGGAGGCGGCGGACGCCGCGACCATGCGGGCGATCCGCGACGAGGTGCTCGCGCTCATCCGCGCCTGA
- the ahcY gene encoding adenosylhomocysteinase, producing the protein MPSSVTETSLPFKVADLSLAAAGRHQIRLAENEMPGLMSLREEFGESKPLAGARIAGSLHMTVQTAVLIETLVALGAQVRWASCNIFSTQDEAAAAIAVGPDGTPESPAGVPVFAWKGETLEEYWWCTQQIFDWSAEAAEAGADWIGPNLILDDGGDATLLVHKGREFELAGVVPEDAEGDSHEYRVILAALRRSLAASPDRWTRIADGILGVTEETTTGVHRLYELAKHGELLFPAINVNDSVTKSKFDNKYGIRHSLPDGLNRATDVLIGGKVAFVAGYGDVGKGAAEALRGQGARVIVSEIDPINALQAAMDGYQVARLESVADQVDILITGTGNVNVVTLDHILSLKHLAVVANVGHFDNEIDMASLEALPGAEKIEIKPQVHEWRLPNGRSVLVLSEGRLMNLGNATGHPSFVMSNSFANQVLAQLELYVSTENYPIGVYVLPKHLDEKVARLHLASLGVELTTLTDEQAAYIGVPVDGPYKVDHYRY; encoded by the coding sequence ATGCCATCCTCCGTCACTGAAACGTCCCTGCCGTTCAAGGTCGCCGATCTCTCGCTGGCCGCAGCGGGTCGCCACCAGATCCGGCTCGCCGAGAACGAGATGCCGGGCCTGATGTCACTGCGTGAGGAGTTCGGCGAGTCGAAGCCGCTCGCCGGCGCGCGGATCGCCGGCTCGCTGCACATGACCGTGCAGACGGCGGTCCTGATCGAGACGCTGGTCGCCCTCGGCGCGCAGGTGCGCTGGGCCAGCTGCAACATCTTCTCCACCCAGGACGAGGCCGCCGCCGCCATCGCGGTCGGCCCGGACGGCACCCCGGAGTCGCCGGCGGGCGTCCCGGTCTTCGCCTGGAAGGGCGAGACGCTGGAGGAGTACTGGTGGTGCACCCAGCAGATCTTCGACTGGTCGGCCGAGGCCGCCGAGGCCGGGGCCGACTGGATCGGCCCGAACCTGATCCTCGACGACGGCGGCGACGCCACCCTGCTCGTCCACAAGGGCCGCGAGTTCGAGCTCGCCGGCGTCGTGCCGGAGGACGCGGAGGGCGACAGCCACGAGTACCGCGTCATCCTCGCAGCGCTCCGCCGCTCGCTCGCCGCATCCCCCGACCGCTGGACCCGGATCGCCGACGGCATCCTCGGCGTCACGGAGGAGACCACCACGGGCGTGCACCGGCTCTACGAGCTGGCGAAGCACGGCGAGCTGCTGTTCCCGGCCATCAACGTCAACGACTCGGTGACCAAGAGCAAGTTCGACAACAAGTACGGCATCCGGCACTCGCTCCCGGACGGCCTGAACCGCGCCACCGACGTCCTGATCGGCGGCAAGGTCGCGTTCGTCGCGGGCTACGGCGACGTGGGCAAGGGTGCGGCGGAAGCGCTGCGCGGCCAGGGCGCACGCGTCATCGTCAGCGAGATCGACCCGATCAACGCGCTGCAGGCGGCGATGGACGGCTATCAGGTGGCGCGGTTGGAGTCGGTCGCCGATCAGGTCGACATCCTCATCACCGGAACGGGCAACGTCAACGTCGTCACCTTGGACCACATCCTGAGCCTCAAGCACCTCGCGGTGGTCGCCAACGTTGGCCACTTCGACAACGAGATCGACATGGCCTCGCTGGAGGCGCTCCCCGGCGCCGAGAAGATCGAGATCAAGCCGCAGGTCCACGAGTGGCGCCTGCCGAACGGTCGCAGCGTGCTCGTGCTCTCCGAGGGCCGGCTGATGAACCTCGGCAACGCCACCGGGCACCCGAGCTTCGTGATGAGCAACTCGTTCGCCAACCAGGTGCTCGCCCAGCTGGAGCTGTACGTCTCGACCGAGAACTACCCGATCGGCGTGTACGTGCTGCCGAAGCACCTCGACGAGAAGGTGGCGCGCCTGCATCTTGCGTCCCTCGGCGTCGAGCTGACGACCTTGACCGACGAGCAGGCCGCCTACATCGGCGTGCCGGTGGACGGCCCGTACAAGGTCGACCACTACCGGTACTGA
- a CDS encoding GNAT family N-acetyltransferase — MVLEFADRELPGGLVLRVRREDDAAALAAAYARNRGHLAPWDPTRPEEFFTEEGQLARTRELLALRGLDVALPLVIADGNEIAGGMDLSNLVRGAFQSAMVGYWLDRDHTGRGLASVALSALVDAARDDYGLHRLQAATLLANHASQSVLTRAGFERIGVAPAYLKIAGRWQDHVLFQRILHD, encoded by the coding sequence ATGGTGCTCGAATTCGCCGACCGGGAGCTGCCCGGCGGTCTCGTCCTCCGCGTCCGGCGCGAGGACGACGCCGCCGCGCTCGCGGCCGCGTACGCCCGCAACCGCGGCCACCTGGCGCCGTGGGATCCGACCCGCCCGGAGGAGTTCTTCACAGAGGAAGGCCAGCTGGCGCGCACCCGCGAGCTGCTCGCGCTGCGCGGCCTGGACGTCGCGCTCCCGCTCGTCATCGCCGACGGGAACGAGATCGCCGGCGGGATGGACCTCAGCAACCTGGTGCGCGGAGCGTTCCAGAGCGCGATGGTCGGCTACTGGCTGGACCGCGACCACACCGGGCGGGGACTCGCCTCCGTCGCGCTCTCGGCGCTCGTGGACGCGGCGCGCGACGACTACGGGCTGCACCGGCTGCAGGCGGCCACCCTGCTCGCCAATCACGCCTCCCAGTCCGTGCTCACCCGCGCGGGCTTCGAGCGCATCGGCGTCGCGCCCGCGTACCTCAAGATCGCCGGGCGCTGGCAGGACCACGTCCTGTTCCAGCGCATCCTGCACGACTGA
- a CDS encoding cyclase family protein, whose translation MPEYRAHFDAAVAFVNGGGLTAEGFRLDVPAADISEDELARLFVGHLGLALVGSVELRGVRIVEEQHRGSRGTAPADTAPDSGRAGRVIDLSHRIRAGLVTYPGLPAPVIEPHLTREDSRSRYAPGTEFAMDIITMIGNTGTYLDSPYHRYADGGDLASLDLATLVGLPAEVFHLTDASERGIPATAFYDRELAGSAVLLHTGWDSRFGTPAYATGAPYLTEDAARHLVHQGVALVGIDSLNIDDTEGAGDRPAHSLLLAAGVHVVEHLTRLGDLPARGARFTAAPPAVEGFGTFPVRAFAEV comes from the coding sequence ATGCCCGAGTACCGCGCGCACTTCGACGCCGCCGTCGCCTTCGTGAACGGGGGCGGGCTGACCGCCGAGGGCTTCCGTCTCGACGTCCCGGCGGCCGACATCTCGGAGGACGAGCTGGCGCGGCTGTTCGTCGGCCACCTCGGGCTCGCGCTGGTCGGCTCGGTGGAGCTGCGGGGCGTGCGGATCGTCGAGGAGCAGCACCGCGGCAGCCGCGGGACGGCTCCGGCGGACACCGCACCCGACTCCGGGCGCGCGGGCCGCGTGATCGACCTGAGCCACCGCATCCGCGCCGGCCTGGTCACCTACCCGGGCCTGCCCGCTCCCGTGATCGAACCCCACCTGACCCGAGAGGATTCGCGGTCGCGGTATGCGCCGGGCACCGAGTTCGCGATGGACATCATCACGATGATCGGGAACACGGGCACCTACCTCGACAGCCCGTACCACCGCTACGCCGACGGCGGCGACCTGGCGTCGCTCGACCTGGCGACCCTGGTGGGGCTGCCCGCCGAGGTCTTCCACCTCACGGACGCGTCGGAGCGCGGTATCCCCGCCACCGCGTTCTACGACCGCGAGCTCGCGGGGAGCGCCGTGCTGCTGCACACCGGCTGGGACAGCCGGTTCGGCACACCGGCCTACGCGACCGGCGCACCGTACCTCACCGAGGACGCCGCCCGGCACCTGGTCCATCAGGGCGTCGCCCTGGTGGGCATCGACTCCCTCAACATCGACGACACCGAGGGCGCGGGCGACCGGCCGGCGCACTCGCTGCTGCTGGCGGCGGGCGTCCACGTCGTCGAGCACCTGACCCGGCTCGGCGACCTGCCCGCGCGCGGCGCGCGCTTCACCGCCGCACCGCCCGCCGTCGAGGGCTTCGGCACGTTCCCGGTGCGCGCGTTCGCGGAGGTGTGA